The Paramisgurnus dabryanus chromosome 24, PD_genome_1.1, whole genome shotgun sequence genome contains the following window.
cacggacacgaaaaacaaTTTATAGACATTTGTGCAAGTtacatgaaaaaaaatattcgtGCTCCAGTGCATGAAAGAAAGCTAAATTTCGtgtcatggacacaaataaattaatcaaatttttcatgactataacacgactttccgtgagatcagtctgtttTTTGTAATGTTGTGCAATGTTCACATGACATgcagattaaacaaaaaatctCTCTTTCGTTAGTAAAAATCTACTTTATTAGTAGatgttttgtttacattttttattttaaaataatttatttgcaTCTTATGctttaattaataaattaataaatgttttttcatcaacTCATAAACCCCCTGCAATTCCATCGTGAACCACTAGGTGTTTGCGAACCCCAGTTTGGAAACCCTGCTGTAGCTCAGtttgataaaaaatatacagcTTGAATACActttgataaaagcgtctgccaaatacataaatgtcaTATAAATTCGAGATCCCAACCCTGCCGCATAATATCGTCAAATTAGCCAGCAGACAAATTTTGGTGTCAGCCATTTTCCTCCATATGGCTTTGATCTTGTATGCACAAACACAGTGGGAGAATTCAGTGTGCATTCGAGAGTATAATTAGCTGCGTTTCTCACAAAAAAGCTAATCCATCATCCTAAAACATCCAATTAGCTAATGCTATAATGATAATCAAAGACCTTTCAATTATTAACAGCAGTAACGTTCGCACAATagaccgagagagagagagagatggagattagtgtttgtttttctaGCACAGGGACCTGTGGGAGGAAAGCAGTCATCTAATTATtagtatttaacactttgagtctgtAATTATGGCAGAGGACCTGTGTGCAAGCAAAGCAATTACAAACTAATTTATGAAGGCCCTGTAGTTCATGTAGTTTCAAATATGGGTATGCACGGAGATTAAACAGAGCCCACCTGTACGATTCATTTGCGTACGGTCAAATACGGCTAACATTTttgttgaaaatgaaatgtgatcctgtctgtgaaatccttTGAAGTTTGAttacttactgtatgttttttacattacaaatctggaaaaaaagtcttaggaggtcaagctgggttttcacaggcagggtcacaaatgtttaAACTAGGTCGGACAATGAGTCCTTTTGCTTTTAACCAGACGTaaagcatttacatttatacaatTGTCACTTTTAATGTGACTCGAACCCATGTATTGCTACAATaatctaccaactgagctacataAACACTCCCTGACTTTGGGTTACGTGATAGGATATCATGTGGGTTTAATGTAAAGTTTATTCTTTTTAAAACAAAgggaatattaaaaaaataatcaagtGTTTAAGGCTACAGGATATTaacttttgaaaaaaacatcCTGTCTACAAAGAGGTTTTTATTGTAATGGTAAGAGGGGAAATTCAGCACCTCATTTAATCATCTGAAAACATTTCCTTTATAAAATTGGTGTCTTTTCCGTTTTTCCTTCCCATTTCCTAATCTGTACTGTAAGGTCATTGCAATGTAAAATTTGATGCCAAGGACtcccaaatatatatatatatatatatgctctggaaaaaataaacaattaagaGACAACTTCAAGATTATTTAGTTTTTCTGCATTTTACTATATAGAGATTTGCGTTTAAGCAATATCATGTTTGTTTAATCCTGTCATCTATCGAAAGCATTTCTGCCAAATTCCtaataaaaattatgtttttatttgcacAGATTTGCAGGAAACTGAAAACAGACAAACTAACAAGAAGCAATGTTTTCAGATCTTAAATACTTCAAAGAAAACAAgtttatattcattttaaacaGCACAATCCTACTGTTTTTACGTGTATTTTAGGAATagttaaaaaaatgcatatttgatgGAATAACCCTGATTTGAATCACATCTTTCATTTGTCTTTTACATTGCTCTTGGATGACTTTACGTCCCTCCTGAAGTTTGCTTTTATTGAAATTCAACCAATACTGGACTGAAACTGGAGTGGCCtattatatatttacatatttttatgtaaaacaaatatataattgGCCACACTTTGCGTAAAGCTGGATGTATGAacctgaatacatttttttaactttttttatatgTACTGCAGAAAGTATATCAGATTTACAAAGAAGTCTTACGCACCCCAGTGAGATAAAGGGGACACTATTAGGGGGAAAAATCACTAGGAAGATACAaaacaaatatgtttttagCCAGAAATGAGAGTTAAacacctttaaataaatacatttcatcTTTTTTCTCTGAAATTTTATGGGAACCCCATAGAAGGGTTAGTAGTGGGGGTCCCCCGACTTTCTTacaaagtatttttgtcttgttttcggtaataatatctaaaaattcttaaattaagatctattaccttgatgagcaaaatgacctaggaaaagaagtctagtttttaaacaaaaaatatcaaatgtaagtgaatttgtgcttaaaaccagcaaaaaaaaatctgccaatggaataagaaaaatattcttGAATTaattgtttatgaaaaaagtaaacttgttttaagcactaatttacttaaagtttataatttttgtattattttcctattttgctcatcaagaaaatacatattaatttaagaattttttgctatttttactgaaaataagacaaaaatactatgtaagaaagtaatttttgcagcGTGAAAACCCCATCGTAGACTTAATAGATATGGTTTCAAAACTGGGATTTGTTTTTACTTAATTCTGTAAcgtattatgtttaaaaaaaaaaaaaaacattgttgcttGTTATATAAGCAGGAAACAACTAGATTTGTCAAATATCGTTCACTGTATGTGTTGTTACGCTGTTTGACCACACGATGGAGACTCTTCAATATAGAGTCTCTAATGATACtgtacagtgccctccataactATTGGGACAATAAAATGCAAAATTTCTCTGTTTGcagtggagtcaagaaatgtctaaacattaactttacagaatatgagacaaaagtacagaatgtcacaataatattttttatctatGTTAATATACATCTaatatatctatataatatatatctAATGTGAGCATATTGAGAGTATTGTCTGACAAGTGTTAAGTGATGTAACTGCGTCCTAATGCATTTATTGTTCAGTGTTCACACATCAAAAGGTTATTGTTGTTTGTTGGTAAAgcatgtgttgaaacataatcaaatgttaataaaatctCCACTGCAAACAGAGAAATGTTGCCTTTACTGTCCTAATACTGACGGAGTGCACCGTATATCTCTAATGCTTATGTGATCTGCAGTCAGGAGTTTAGATGAGAAACTCACCAAAGGCTTTTTTGGGCTCCACAAGACGCAGTGTGAATGGATTTCCTCTTGTCTGCTCCTTCAGCATTTTTGCAACTTCATAATGCCGACATCCCACAATGCTCTGGTCATTGACGGCCTCAATGTGATCGCCAACACACACCGATTTTATTCTGTCAATGGTGCTGCCTTCCTTTATCCTCTGGAAACATATAACATTACATATAACAACATTtacataacataacattttaTATGCCATATAACATAACAAATAACATGTGACATAACATACAACATAACAAATAGCACATAACATTTAACACAATTTATAACATTTAACATAACAAATAAcacataacattacatttaacacAATGTATTACATTTGACAGAACTAATCAtaatataacataacataacaaatATCACATAATATAACATTTGACATAACATAcaacggtaacactttacttgaagcggtgttcataagactgacatgacatcttcataatcatgacatgacacaagattttatgcatgtttatgactgtcattaagtgtcatttgttcaattatgtcatttttaatgcaaagatgacattatTTGAAATGCAACTTCATCCTAacttgttatgacaacttgacatttatcatgaatattcttcagttcataatgggTTTAAATAAAATGTCCAGGGGttagagaaataaaatcaatcatccaataataatgataataattaaaattgataaaattatattttattgcatttggagagcgattcacctaaaattaaattaaaacagtacaataatgggttaagccatgcagtaTTGGGTCCATATTGCTTGAAAaactaattaaattaatttaatatatattaatatatatatatatatatatatatatatatatatatatatatatatatatatatatatatattgttttttcttctatgtcagaaaattatgtattgtgcacatacataaagttaataCTGAATTTGTGTCTtggtttttatttcaaaattatatttttattaaagtcaAGATTGTCAAAATATTAAACTTGTTTCCTCATTAGTGTCCGGATAAGTATTGTAATCgcaatgcaaaaaattactttcttacttagtattttgcaCAAATATCCataaaatcttaaatcaagatgcatttttttgatGCAAAAATGACCTAATTTTAAGACAAAACATATCAAGTTCAAGTGAacttgtgcataaaacaagcaaaaaaatctgccaatggggtaagctaatttttcttaatttttttattaagtatttaagaaaaaagtttaagattttttgcttaccccattggcagatttttttgtttgttttatgcacaaattcacttcaaTTTGTATATATTACCtattttctaaggtcattttgctcatcaagaaaatgcatcttgatttaaaacaatatacactgcaaaaaaatgtcacatttaagtgattttgtggataaaacaatcaaaaagAAAGCAAGTAAGaagaaagtgattttttgcagtgcactacAAGTCTGGTGTTATATTGTGTTAACACTTACTTTAATGAAAGCATATCCCGCCCCATTGTCTGTGATGGTCAGGCCAAGTGCATCCTCTGTCTTGATGACCTCAACCTCTTTGGTTTCTCCTCTCACGTGGGCGAATATAAAGTCATCCAGGCCTATCTGACCTCCTAAAAGCTTCTGCATGTCAACTTTATGGGAATTCAATGTGCAGAAAAGGATCTTGGAAAACAGaaacagacattaaaacttATATTCATGTTAGTGACGTACAAAGAAAACGAAACCTTTTCCAGTGTTTTCCATAGTGAACCCAGTCACATACAGGACTGATACGGCAGAGGGCGCTGTTGAGTCTTAGACATACATGTCACCTACAGGGGTCGCTGTGGTGCAATATAAACTGAGATCCTAGTTAATTATATACAATTTTACGATtgttttattctttatataGGTGAAAACATAAAGCATATATAGCTTTTGCCTGTTTTTTGAGAGTGTCATTGTGTTTTGAAGCATGCATGCTTATAAAACCTTATCAGCTCCTGACAATAAACTTTTGACCTATATGAAGCACCTACTGTAGATAGAGGTTTAATAAACACTTGCATGCTGGTGTCTCATATCCTTGAACTCTGAGTTAGTGGTGAAGGGGCTTGATAAAAAGATCTTGAAGGACATCTTCTAGCCTTTGTGATTTTTACAGTGCCCAAAAGTTATCAGTTTTGCAAGGTCTAATATACAAGGCCACAacaatcaaaaaataaatttctttggccaaaaatatgctaaatacattttttagaaGGAAACGctttttgaagttgaaaatatatttagtttttaaccttcatatataaacatatattattaaatgtatttcagtggcaacaaatacatttctaattttacaacccatatggcaaagaaaaaagattttccggaccaaaatataaaagtgtgtttaaaatatatatggtatgtataaaatataaaattataagtatatttttgcagttgaaattatatttaattttaatatttaaaaaaaaactgttatgtttaacatacaaagtttttcttccaatgcaacttgaatataaatgctttaaaatacatttatttatttcgaaatatacaaaaatggccaaaaaaatatatttgttaaaaaatttgtaaacatatttcaaaataatatatttcagtacatatatttttggccatttttgtatatttttatatattgaaatatacttcaattatatttaaaaatatattttttgccatatgggattGTAAGAGGCACTGatctaaaaaaaactattgtgtataattttttgtattactttgtttaatcatttgttacctcccatacggcaaaaatatatattttcaaatatatttcaaaatcttaaaaaattgccaaaaattattttaaaaatgaaaaataattaatatacttaaatataaagcatttaaaatatatttagcccaCTTATTTCAATCCAAGCAAATAAATTCACTTCACATTGAAAGAAAAAactttgttacaaacctgtgaACAAAaggattaaaattaaatatttttttcactgaAAAATATACTCATTTAAATGAACTTTActgataataaaatgtatttagaaaatatttaaaatataattattatatacttTTTTCCTGTATGGGGCCCCTGAAatacattataaaatatatgttgatatatgaatgttaaaactaaatataatttcaaattcaaaaatatattttattaagctttactttctacaaaaaaatgtatttagcatatatttaaaaaaatatttttggccatataatgtatatatatatatatattttattttgtgtatgcgTTTGCTTTGCACAAAGACATTTGCTGAATGCATACATGTAACAAAATCATTATTTTACATATAATAGTTCATAATTTATACTCTTTTTAACAGGAATATAAGAAAGCATTTTGGCATTTTTTTTGGTGTTTTtcgtattattattattttttttgttgttgttgttagacctaataataaaaatggcTTGTATTTCCTAATGCATAACATCTCCTTTAGTCTTCACCCAAAAACCAAACATGAGATTGACTAACGGATGACACATTTGTTAGACTTCACATTAAAATTCATTTCTTCAGGTAGGCCTATACATTTCAACACAATGTGTTTTTCCTAGGATTCAAACTCTTGACCTTTGCACCGTTAACTTAATGTTCAACCGAGCTACATGAACAAGAATACACATACATCCATAATATACATCCAAAGTGAGGCCAGACGCCACAGCTCAGTGTCATTCAAAAATACAATATGGTGACATTGACTCGATCACCATACCTCAGATGCTGAGATGTTGAAGACCTCTGCAATCTTGCCGTACAGTTCCTTCACATTGGTGAATCCATGAATACGGGCCGTCGGGCTCCCGTGAGCCAACTGCGTGTGAAAAACCAACTTCGCCCTGGGACACGGAGGAGGCCCGGATGGCATATCTTCCTGGGATAGCGGTGGCGCTGATGGGGCCACTCCCTGGTTCTCCTCATCTACCACCAAACCTTTAGCGTCCCTTACGTCCGGACTCATGGCCTCTCCGTTGGGCTCCCGGTCATACGTCGTCTTCTCCGAGTCCTGCTGCATGTTGAAGACGGAGGCGTATGCGGGCGCCTGTAGTTCAGTCTGGCCAGTTAAATTAAAGATGAGGGTAGCCGAGCAACGCTGAACAGCTGAGCGATTTTGGGCGCTGCTTGGTGGAAACCCAAAACCACCTGAGCTGGAGATCTTATGGGTGACACTGGAGACCTGAACAGGGCTCTTCAAAGAACCGACACATCACACCGACCCGGCACCTGAAGTGAGGTGACAGAGTCGAGGACGTGTTGACCATCTGGCTACAGAACTGGCAGATCTTCATAATAAAGATCTGGTGTTGGTCTATTGTGTGTGCATTGTGTGCGGTTGGGGGTAAAGACTATAAATGTGGGtaaaacccagcatttttagagttcatgttgttgcaaacctgctattatattttttgcattgagctagaaaggtcatgggtttgatcccatacgaaatgtatagattgaatgcactgagcattgctttggataaaagctgccaaatgcataaatgcgaTGTCAAATGTGAGGTAATGAACAAGCCTGTAActttaatattaaacattagTACATGCATGAGAGATTTTTTGACTAGGACAAGTAAGCGATCACCTACTAGCAACCATGCAGATCATCCTGGCATACAAAAGCAATTAAATGTGTTGAAAGCTCAGGTTCACTTCATGTTCAGACAATAGTAGCACAAAGTGTATATGGGATTTTGCTGAATAAATGAGCAACATCAAAGGTCAAACAGCATCATTATATCAGGAACTGGCTGTAGGCCTGATGTTTGTCCTGTAACGGGTACAGCGCCTCCTCTGTGCATTTTGTAATCTGATCCGGTGTGTCAACTCCTTCCCCTCTCCACATATACAGACTGTACACAGACTTCATGCTCGGCCCTCGCTATGTTTTATGCATAATAGGGCGTGTGCGGGTCGTATGATGTCATGTGACACGGTCATGTGATGAAAGCAAAGGGATCTGACAATAGAAGGTCTGAGAAAGACTGTGATAAAGTGGATCTGTACGTTGCGGTGCAGGATACGAGGACTAGAGTATGTAGCTTGAGGGGTGGATATTTCATGTTTGAGGCTAAACCTGACTGACACTATTgtaaaaaagatacaaaagaGAGATTTAGTGATTTAGATAAAAGGACAGAGAGACGGATACATGCATAAATAGAAACATAGTGAATTATAGCATTTATTAGTCATTAATAATTAGattaattacagtttttctcagtcactttggtacatttctcagATCTGAATTGAAATTCTCAAAACTACCTGTTCAATTTTCACATCATTGTGTCACTTGTGCATATTAAAAAAGCAGTTTCTCATTTCTTTGAACaagttgcaaatgctttggtacatcCATGCAAATAATTATATACAATTCTCTGCTTTTTCCTACATAATCAATTGCTTATGTCATATTGatcaaaatatattataatgGGTCTCTGTTGAATAGTCTCACCCCCCACAACATTTAGGCATTAGTTCATAGCATaagtctttacatgcaaaatggtTGAACAAGTTGTCATAATACAGGATATAGTCAAACATATTTCTATACATTTCCATTAGACGTTTTTTCCTAAATCTGTCCTGAATTGGTAAATTGCTCCCAGGTGAATCTTGACTTTCTCTAACAGACATAAACGTCCACAACAAGCGAAAACCAAGACGTTGAAATGAtggctaactatagacccaatatagtctATGAGTAACCAACTTCTAtcctaaataaccttgaatttggttgcatgccattttttccaaaaaacttgaagatgtatgatattccaacatgtatGCAAggtcaacaggtgttcaaggtgtttgctttcatttcttttacatgttctAAAAGTATATGCAttgtctattcttgggctatggttagacgtctattagactttcactggcagcccaaatttagccttgttttagccaaacaTGCTTGCTGGGTCAGGAGGTATAGGAAGACAGTGTAATTCCTACAGCCCTGCATGAAGAGTTTTCCCTAAAGATATTGTCCtatgttcacatttctactttttTTCTTTGTGCTATGCAGTGCTGTCTTTTGCTTTCTGTATGGCAATGACATGATCTGTCAACaaattacagtacaaacagtaaaagtgtAAATGTGAATCTTGTCCAGTCTCTTGCAATCAAACTCCCACATAACTTACACTAAGGTGTAACTTACAATTTACAATACTTGTCTTCAAAACGTTAGCCATAGTTTACATCAGAAAATCTCTCCAGAGTAAActgttatattgacaacatgactaaacaatttgactgtcttatccATACACAATGACACAAGGACTTGTCATTCTGATGGCAATGACATGTTCATTGACACAGATATTTACTTTTGAGAGATGAACTAAGGATTTTGGAAAAGAGAGTGGCTTTTGCAGGTAATCCATGGTGTTTTGCTATTTGTCCaaattgttttgagaaatgcacttactgttttgcaaattgtgagtatgattcgagaaatgtaccaaagcgactgagaaaaactgtaatcaaATAGAAATATAGGCAGGCAggtagacagacacacagatagatacatacatagacagacagacagataaacaaacaaacagatacataaataggtagatagacagacagatacactgATAGATACATAAAAACGTTGACAGACAGATACACAAACAGATACATAAAcaagtagacagacagatacatagacagggacagacagacagatacactgATAgaacatagacagacagatagatacacaGATAGAAATATAGACAggtagacagagagacagacagaaagacagctACACcgatatatacataaataggtagacagacagatacacagacagatatataaataaGTAGAAAGACAGATACATAGACAGGTAGACAGATACACTGATGGAAAcatagactgacagacagacacatagacaggtagagagacagacagatacaccgAAAGATACATAgccagacagatagatacatagacaggtagacagacagacagatacaccaATAGAAACATAaacaggtagacagacagacagacagacagatacatagacagatacatagacaggtagagagacagatagatacaCCGAAAGATACATAGCcagccagacagacagatacatagaCAGGTAGTGAGACAGATAGATACACCGAAAGATACATAGCcagccagacagacagatacatagacaggtagacagacagacagatacactgATGgaaacatagacagacagacagacacatagacaggtagagagacagacagatacaccgAAAGATACATAgccagacagatagatacatagacaggtagacagac
Protein-coding sequences here:
- the gipc3 gene encoding PDZ domain-containing protein GIPC3, which produces MQQDSEKTTYDREPNGEAMSPDVRDAKGLVVDEENQGVAPSAPPLSQEDMPSGPPPCPRAKLVFHTQLAHGSPTARIHGFTNVKELYGKIAEVFNISASEILFCTLNSHKVDMQKLLGGQIGLDDFIFAHVRGETKEVEVIKTEDALGLTITDNGAGYAFIKRIKEGSTIDRIKSVCVGDHIEAVNDQSIVGCRHYEVAKMLKEQTRGNPFTLRLVEPKKAFDMIGQRTRAPKSSEGKMVSGKETLRLRSKGAATVQEMPNEFEDKAIRKVDELLESYMGIRDQELATTIVEAGRDKNNPDDFAEALDSVLGDFGFPDVFLFEVWGALGDVKNGRI